The Triticum urartu cultivar G1812 chromosome 6, Tu2.1, whole genome shotgun sequence genome includes the window TTTGAGGAAGGTTACCTACCACAGTTATCTTATTTTGTCGACTAAACAAACTACACTACATTAACTAGCAATCATAGACCAAATGTCCAGGACTGAAAATGCAACCAAGGGCTGGTCCATGCACTCTAACGGCAGCACACCGCAACGTTGCAACACGTCTCAACGGGCACACCTCCGACCGCAGCACCTCCAACGGCGGCTTGCGGCAACGCGTCTCAACGGCGACCAATACAACAGCCGGCGTGACAACCTCCTCGCTCACAAACGCCCTGATTTTGTCGACGTACTTTTTAGCAATGTACCTGGCAGTAAATGTTGTAACTTGCCACTTCTTCTCGCAATTGTGCTCACCATTGAATGTCTTCACCATGATTGCATTTGTCCTATTGTCCCAAGATGCATGCAGGTACCAAGGGCATCCCTTCTCACACTTTGCACCAAGCCTCCCTCTATCGTTCTTTGGAAATGTAATATTCACCCTTTCCTTGCAAGTGTACTCTCTAATAGCCTTCCTCAAGAGCTCAACTGATGAGAACAACTGCCCAACATGGAACTTGGGGTCATGCATGTCTGATGGTGTGAAAGACTTGAAATTGAATTTTATCTCATCTTCATCTAAATCCGGAGCATCCAATGTATCATCTTCAGAGTTGCACTCTTCAATcactttcttccctttcttgtcTTGCAAAGGGTGCAACTGCTCCTGTGCCAAATCATCATCCCCATCCTCTAAGTCGTAGTCACTGTCAACAATTTCTGGTATGTAATCACTGTCTGAATCACTATCACTATATTCTTCTGGCTCATCTTCTAACTTCTGTCCTCTAGGTCTCAACCTGACATGCACTTGTTCATTGCTCTGAATTTCATTGCTTTCCTCAACAACACTAGAAGATACCATGCTCTGATCTGCATTAATTAGCTTCTTGTTGGGACTGAAAACAACAGGCAAATGACATATTGGATTAGCCGTAACATCACCCCATGCTGATCCACCTCCTGAAATGTGGCCATCCAAATGATCAAGGTAAATCATATGAAATCTATGCTCTTCATTGACCTGTAGATACATCAGATCTATGTCTGCATCATTGGACAAATGCCTTGCACCATCTTCATTAAGTTGATAGCCAGGGGGCAACCAATACATATCAATTCTGCCTTCCTTCTCATAACCAATGTCCTCGATTAAAGCTTCAAACATTTTATAGTACGCAAACTCTAAGTGACAGTAGTCATAGCAGAATTTTTTTGCCATCCAAGTAGGACCTATTCTGCCCACTTCTAGAGAAAAATCCTCCATGGATGATCTCCACAGTGAAGAAATCACTATGAGCCGCTGCAAAACAGAGCACACAGAAAAAATTCAGACTTTTAGCTGGACAGAACCCAAACCCTAGCATAATGCGACCCTAATTCCGTCAAATCAATGTATCACAATGACATAATTCGTCCCAAATGTCCAAATCCAACTAGTAGTACAACAATTTGACCAAAATTGAAGTTTAATGTGACGGCACGTACTGTACGTCGGCGGGCCCCTTCATCACTGCCTCAAACCACCGTCCGGGGTCGCTGGTTCATCCCACTCCCGTCCACCACCAGCTGCACTACGATCGGAACGCTGCCGGGTCCCCGATCATCCGCCGCCACCGCTGGGGTTTCTGCTGAGGTCGGGCTGGGGTTTCTGTTCGTGGAGAATGAAAGGGATGAAGGGCACATactaagactatccacagtgggagtaacataagtGATAACATCACACTTATCTAGGCAAAGATAGGAGATGTGGCATGTAATTAATAAAGAAAGAGAGTcatgtggtaacatagctagttactgtaacatcacacatattaAAAAAAGATGAGTCTACAACACAATAAATAAAGTCATGCATGACACAACatatatgttactacccactataacatatgcatgttactacttTAAATTACTCCCCGTTGTTACTAATCTAATACCAAGTCTTTTCGATGGGGCCGAATACAAAGTTACCAGTCGTTTGACTCAGTCCGTGCTCACGTGGCAGTGGATGCATACTGGGTACGTAAGTGAGGCGTATAGCCAGGACCAATGCCACAATCTCCAGGACCGTATAGACACTGTATTTACATGTACGAGGACTGTATTGAAGCACTTTATGATTATGAGGACTATGTTAGACATCGCCTGCAAGTACCAGGACTAAACATGCAATTGTCTCGTTATCTACCATGAGGTGCGGGAGAAGCGGATCGAGAGATGGGCACCAGAAAAGAAAAACCCAGAGATGGACAGCCCGAGTAAAAAAGGGCATGGCCCACGACCTCACATCATCACGTCACGTCATCCGTGGACTAAACCGCCAACACGCGCACCATGCGATCTCAAAATGAACGGCATCCCCTACGTTCGGGTCTGTTGCGAGTTTCCGATCGTTCGGAAGATACATTTATTGTTCAGCAGTGGCGGAGCTATGTGTGCTTCTGGGGTGCTGTGGCCCCCCCAGCCTAAGCAAAAAGTGTGAAGGAATTTTTTTAGAGGGTTTAGATGAGTATAAATTTAGTATTTGGCCCCCTCAGGTATGCCAGTTTTACCATTTGCCCCCCCTAGACTTTCTTCCTAGCTCCGCCAGTGTTGTTCAGTGAAACAATTATGATGATTTGTCCCCAGACCTAGTTCCCACTTGGTACTACTAAATACATGAACATGACTAATCTATCCTATGCCTGCAGACGGAAGGGACTGGAATGCGGATATGAGAGTTCCAACATTCATCCAACTGTCTGTAACTTCAGTTCCTCATCCGATGTGTGCTGTCACCGGTGACTTGTAAGTTGTTACCCTGCCACCTTCCTATCTCACTGAAAGAAAGGCAACATGGAGGACAGATGAGATTCAAGTTTCGAAAACAAAATAAAACCAAATGCGAAGTAAAACAGTAATCATGCTAGAATGTTCCGGTAAAACAGTAAACAAGTTCAAGTGACTGATGAGGGAACATCATTTTTTTAAAGACGGATTGGATTTGACAAGAGACTACACAAACTACCTTTACTGGAAGGAAACCGGTAGGTTTCGGACACTTGAAAAATTGAGATCAATAGTAAATAGCTTCTACACCACAATAATCACCTCATCTGTGAGGAGAATGCTGTCCAGAACAGCAAATCCTGCAGCAACTCCGCCTTCGTTTGATGAAGAAACTTTGGTGCGCATCAAGTAACCACATTGGTTATTAATGACTACCTTATCTTTGTTCCTGCAGTTAGCCAATGAAAATTGTATGATTTACTCAGAAAAATAAAATGGAAGGTACATATGCAAAGCAAAAGAATTTAGAGCCACCAAAGGATTAACTACCGCAGGTAGGATCCGAATATTCCAAGCTCAGAGATTGAAAGTTCCTCAAAGCAGACACCGCCCTGGACAAGCTGAGTAAGAGAAGCTCTTGGAAAAATCCGCTGCATCAAAATGTAGGCCGCAAGCGCCTCTCCCTGTTCGTTCTTTAGTCTGATCAGTGTTTCTCGCAAATCATGACCATACAAGTTGTTCCCTGGAGAGAGATATCAGGATCAAAACAATTTGTGGGGAACTTTTGTGGAAAGGGTTCTATTAAGTGCCAAAGAAATTACCTCCACCTTCTCGTTGAGGTTTCAGGACAAACAAGTCAGGTTTTTCTATTGCTGATTTCACTATTTCTTCATTGTCCAAGCTCCATAACCCTGCGAAGCATTTACGTAGCTTGGCAATGTCTTCCTCGTTGTCAAGGAACCTACGTATAAATAAGATCAAATAGTGATTAGGAATATGCTTCTGAAAGTTAGAACTGTAGGGGAGTTTAATATGACATACTACCACCGAGTCTTATGACTATATCTGTAATGCAATATGCACATCATAGGAATAATAAAAATACATATAAACGCCCATCTGTAGCGGACAAAACTTTCATCACCTTTCAAGAACACTAGGTTTTGCTAGCTCTTGCTGGATCTTTTTGGTTCCGACTAAATGGTAGGATATTGAAGGGCACTTAATAGCAGATGATTGTTCAATCAAAAGCCTTGCACTCCATTCCTGAAATCAATATAAGAAGAACGTGCCAAGGTGAAAACTTGCACCAACATATAAGAAGAACATCAGCTTTACAAAACCTACAATGAAATACACAAACAAAAGAAGTTTCCTTAAACAAACATATGATTATGAATGAAATGTTCCTCATTGAAACTTTATCTTCAATCAATTTATGAGATAGGAATTAGCTTCAACTGTGAAAGGGTGTTTGCTAAACAAATGTAGTACTAGCACATACCACTTCTGAAGGGTAATCAGTCGGTGCATACCCAGCTCTGAAATACACAACAGCAACAGGTCGTCCATCTCTGCATTTTTGGCAAATTTAAATTTAAGTGATAATAGCAAAAGGTAGGTCTCTCTTCATGTCATACAAGATACATACACCACAAGTGTTCCATCCGGAAGCACTAGTCCTTCGGCCTCCACCTGTGCCAAAGTTTTCCTAATGGTCATCACACCATGCGTTATAGACAGTTAAGAAAAGTCTCATCTTGATGCAGTTTATTGTGGTATCAATCAGATGACTTGTTGATAATTAAAGTGAACAAGCAATTCAACAGCACAATAGGAAGTTTGTATTGTTTACGTGAACTATAATTCATGAGAAACTAAACAAGCGTCAATAGATTAGAAAACTGTATGAGCAAAAACGTTAACTTGAAAGGATATTTTGATGTTTTGTCGTTTCAGAGGTTTGCAACAAAAAGGAAGAGATAGTACATAACAAAAGGATATGATTCTTTCAAATGATTGATGAGCCAGTACTGGTCGTACATATTTCTTTCTTCAGCTTGAACAATCATCATAACTACAGCGCTGGGCAACCAAGAGGGGAAAAACATGTCAGGTCATGTTTGCCTTTCCAAATGTTCTCAATAAAATAAACACAAACTATGTAGGTAAACTGTAGACCTTCCATTATTATACTCAACCCATGCTTTGCCCAATGCTTCAGCAAATTGAATGGCTGCCCAGTTCCGAGGAATCCTTTCAGAATCAAGACCTAAGACTTCACCATATTGATTAAGTAAGGTCCTGTACTTTACAAGATAATAGCACTTATCAGGTATTTAGGTTTACTCTTGGAGATCAAAATGAGGAAACCTTTCGGCCATTTCAAGATAAGATGAATACTGGTACTGATTGAGAATGTCATCGTGCCTGATTTCCCACTCACTGATATAAACATATAGTTAACTCATGCATCAGACATGTTTAAAGAGACCCAGTTTATACCACATACCACATAGATAAAATTGGGGCTTCCAAAATGTTGAATAGGATACTTCTCACGTTCTTGTAGGTACGGGGAAAATATCTGGTGCACCGGAGCTTGTGGTGCTACCGGTGCACCCAACTCACATTGTGCTTTTAAAatattcaaaaaattctgaaaaaatttaGCACACTCACACAACATCAATGTAGGTTGTCACAAAATTTTAAGTTAAAATTTGAAACATAACTCGAaaaacaaaaatgacaaaatcaACATTAAATAGTACATAACATAACTTGGCCTTTAGATTTGGCCCATTATCACACTGATGTCtaatttgtcatttttgtatctGAAAAAATATCTAAAATTTTTATACGAAATTTTGTGACATCATACATTGATATTGCATTAACATGCTAGAATTTTTTCAGATTTA containing:
- the LOC125516152 gene encoding uncharacterized protein LOC125516152 encodes the protein MEDFSLEVGRIGPTWMAKKFCYDYCHLEFAYYKMFEALIEDIGYEKEGRIDMYWLPPGYQLNEDGARHLSNDADIDLMYLQVNEEHRFHMIYLDHLDGHISGGGSAWGDVTANPICHLPVVFSPNKKLINADQSMVSSSVVEESNEIQSNEQVHVRLRPRGQKLEDEPEEYSDSDSDSDYIPEIVDSDYDLEDGDDDLAQEQLHPLQDKKGKKVIEECNSEDDTLDAPDLDEDEIKFNFKSFTPSDMHDPKFHVGQLFSSVELLRKAIREYTCKERVNITFPKNDRGRLGAKCEKGCPWYLHASWDNRTNAIMVKTFNGEHNCEKKWQVTTFTARYIAKKYVDKIRAFVSEEVVTPAVVLVAVETRCRKPPLEVLRSEVCPLRRVATLRCAAVRVHGPALGCIFSPGHLVYDC
- the LOC125516151 gene encoding glutathione synthetase, chloroplastic-like, whose translation is MSSCVSSSHHHCARRLPAPPPRAHLAAADSCASPYRRRVGSLRAMGAEAPSSVAPAAGRKASAVQAEMVEAAAMWCAMHGLVVGDRGNPRSGTVPGVGLVHAPFSLLPTRFPASFWKQACELAPIFNELVDRVSLDGKFLQGSLSRTKQVDDFTARLLEIHAKMMAVNKKEDIRLGLHRSDYMLDSETNSLLQIELNTISTSFPGLGSLVSELHRTLLNQYGEVLGLDSERIPRNWAAIQFAEALGKAWVEYNNGSAVVMMIVQAEERNMYDQYWLINHLKESHGVMTIRKTLAQVEAEGLVLPDGTLVVDGRPVAVVYFRAGYAPTDYPSEVEWSARLLIEQSSAIKCPSISYHLVGTKKIQQELAKPSVLERFLDNEEDIAKLRKCFAGLWSLDNEEIVKSAIEKPDLFVLKPQREGGGNNLYGHDLRETLIRLKNEQGEALAAYILMQRIFPRASLTQLVQGGVCFEELSISELGIFGSYLRNKDKVVINNQCGYLMRTKVSSSNEGGVAAGFAVLDSILLTDE